The Brachionichthys hirsutus isolate HB-005 unplaced genomic scaffold, CSIRO-AGI_Bhir_v1 contig_700, whole genome shotgun sequence sequence GGGGTGGCCCCGTTGGTCTTCTCGCCCATCAACTTGGTGACGTCGCGTCCATCTTTgttctccagcagcttctggaGCAGACGGAGCTTGCCGTCCCTGGCGGCGTTAAAAACGGCCGTTTTCAGATCCATTCCCAGCAGTCGGTTTCGCTGTGTCGGGAAAGGCAATGGCGTCAACTGCAGCGCGGAGCTCGGGAGCCTTTGTTTACAACAAGCCCCGAAACACTAGCTCATCGTAAACGAGtacatttttgtaaaaacaaaaaaacccaacagcAATTCGTAACTTCCTATACACcgcatttaaaacaaataaactctcctcctcctcgtgaaTATCTATCAATAACTCCGTCGTTTGAGGCGACCCTTGGTCCGATAATACATCTGTTGAGTTAGCAATGTGGCTCAACTTCCCTGCCCAGTTTAGCTAACCGGCTAGCTCCGCTTAGCTAGCTTGACGCCTCTATTTATCGTCCAGCTGGTACTTATCCACTGACATTTCTCCCCCCGTAAGCGCCCTCCTTTTAGGTCTCCTTCCTGTGCTTGACATTATTCCACAACATCCTCCGTGACTTAGATTTACTTCCAGAGGGCCGAAGCGACAGGAATCCACCCCCCGGCCGTGACGTGCTAATGCTAGTTTAGCCAGGAAAAATACATTCAGTCTCTGGTACGGCCAAACAAGAAGCGGCCAAACCCCCAATCTGAGGCGCCTTTCCTTCACAAAGACGACGAACCAAAAATGGAAAACCCCAAAAGAGCGGAAATGATCGTCCAAACAGAAAGCTAACGCAACCCGGGAAGGAAATCCACCCACGGGCACGACCGGATGATCACGACTCAGATTCGGACAAATCGCGAGCTCGTCGCAGTCTCGTTTTCTCTACCGACGAAAATGATTGACGCGTAGACGACCAATCACAGCGTTGCTTGACGTTTACGTAGCCAATCAAAAgccattaaaaatataatttatttttatacatttgtgGGACTTAAACATAAACTACTACGGATGGTAAACTAACTCATATCTGTAGGGTTTAAAAATATTATGAAATACTGACTGGATCTCAAATCCGCTGTCATGGCCTTTATTATGTCACCCCCTACAGGAAATGGCAAGAATGACAAGGGGATGAATTGCATGGGATACAAATCAAAGCACTCGTCGTCATTTTATCACATATTTTATTCAACCATCCCAAGAACTTGAGAAGTTCCATGTATGCCTTAGAGCAGAATTTGTGTTCAAAAGCGCCCaagaaatgcaaaatgtatttttgtgtatttacaATGCACAAAAATGACAACAGACACGAGGGCCAAGCTTAACACGGGAAAAATTATCCAGAACGAGTTGCATTTACAATAGAGCATCTAGTTGCTTTACACAGGTTTGCAATCAAGTGAACAATACAAACATATGAAGtcaaagaaacacatttctgaatTCTTCAGTGAATTTTGTGCAAAAACTAATCCAAAGCAGTTTTCCAAAATGGTCATATTATATAACATGTTCTACATTTGTGATCTGGTTGGTTTCATGTATGGATGCTTGCAAACCGAGAAATGTCTATAGACGAGCTCATGACTTGACACGAGTAGTTTGGGTTTCAAACAAATCTGTACAAGAAATTAAGGACAGAGCAATGATGAAAGAAAGCCTGTAATTCCCAGCTGACGTCAAACAAGGTTGACCTAAGCCTACATGTATGCATGAAGAGCTTCCTTAAGAATCCAACATGCACgacaaaaatgttttccagtaTTGCTAATTTGAATATGAAGGAAAACAGACATAAGCTCTGATGAGTAGTCAATAAGATAGAATTTCAAATTACAAGCATCTATTTCCAAGCAGTGACTTACCAAGACTCACCAAGAAGATAAAATTATTCCACAAGATAAATAAGTTGTTACACTTCAAACAGATATAACACAACCACTGACAGGCAATTAAAACTACTTGAATTGCCCCTCAACACACAAAGTGTTATtttcaaacaataaaatattgttttgaagTCACACAGATGGAATAAGTTCCCCCTAGCcatatttgtatgttttttttttttttttcaaataagtGTGGTGAAATTGTTGGGTTTACTCCAGTCTCTAAACTGGACAAAACTGACCTATCGCAGGAATTTGCTGCAATAATTAAAATGAGCCCATCTATAAATTAGTTCCTTCCAACCAAATGCAAAACACTTCAATCTATTACTTTATTTGATGATGACTCTGTCCAGCACACTTCCTTCTAATGGCCCATCGAAAAAGACCAAGATCTGAAACTCAAACACATCTATTATTTCTCGCTTAACAGAACCTGCTAGTGAGGTTTAGGAATAACTAAAATGTACTTTTCTTTGTCAGTGAGATTTAAGAGACTTACTGTTCCCTAAATGACACATTTAGTTACAACTTCCTCTACCTTGCTTATTTCATTGCACACTTTGTACTGTAGATGGAAGTCATCAAAGTAAGAGGGTACGAGTTGACAAGGGGTGAAGTAAAGTACAACgagaacacatttaaaaagttcAAAAATGTTAGGATCTCAGAGTTTACTTTGACTATATGACCAGCTGTACGAACCGTCTCCAAAGTGGGCATTGTAGTTACAAGTAACAGAAGCAAGCCTTTCTGGAGATTCGCTCTTGAAACCCTCCAAAACATTtgaaacacatttcttttttttttttgctcaagaCATATGGTGCATACGATTTGTGAGAATACCAGAGCTGAATGAAGATCATGTTGGCTTTTACAGATCTGGAAGATTGCTGTGATACAATTCACATTAGCGCTGATATTCTGACTCACTCTAAGCACATAACACAAGGTAGAGACAAATAAAGTGATGGGTCAGACGCCAAGACTCAGACGGGGTTACGATCCGACCCTGGTTGTGGTGGTCTTCCTGTCGGAGAAAAAGCTTCTCAGCAGGACCACCTGACTGATGCTGACCACCAGAAGGATAATGGCTTCTCCAATTGACCAGAAGGCAACGCGGGTGTTGAGGTCCTCGGCCCGACTGCGTCCCTGGGCCTCACGGAGGCGAAAGTGTGTCTGGTAGTCAATGATTGACTTTAGAGCCTCATGGATGGACACACAGGCTGATTCCATCTGCAAATTGTATCAAAACAGAGGCAAAGGCCATTGCAAGATGTTAGAACTACGATTGGAAATAAACCAACAAGAGGAttttaacaaacacaatctAGAGTTAGCAAAAGAAGGTTACATTCATGCTGCCTTTTTCATGAAGAAACTCTGCAGGCAATAAACTATTATAATGTAGTATTCACCTTTAACTTCAGGTTCCAATTATTCAGTAATTTCAGTTCAAACTCCAAACGCTTGTTAGGACAAGAACACAGGATCAATATCTAACGCCGAGTACGCCTAAACACATCTTTAAATtgtaacaggtagattaatccTATTTTTAGGTTAACAGTAGGTGGAGCTCAGCTGGGAATTTGCAGAAgccaaaaatatatatgcacTAATATGAAATGTAAATACTGTGTGTTGGATGTAAGAGTGAGCCAGCTGTTGAAAGAACCACATGCTCAGACAATAGATATGTATGCAAATCAgcttgtgtaaataaatgtatatttggaAATTATTTTGATGGTCTTTTTTGGCTCTAAAGATAATTCAATAGTCATTGCAAAATTGTTCCTTTCAAGCCTGAACAAACTATGCAGTGGATTAAAAGGCCGTTATTCAGACACAAAACACATCAGCACACCAAGCAAATGCAACGTCACTGTTTCAGTGACTTCTGCCTGTGATGTTTGGGCCTTACAAGTCACCAGATCGTGACCTCAGACTATTAATATATAGACCATATCAATGCCAAACCGGCTAGAAGACAATATAGAGGCAAATGTATAATCTCTTGGAATCTCACAGAACATTTACCTGGGTGAGAGCAGTGACTCTGTTCTCACTAGGGAAGAGTGGAGGGTCATCGCCGACCTGGAAGTCAAAATAAACCGTCTTGTGCGTGAAGGTGGAAAACTCATTGCTGAAGCAGAACTTGAAGGTGCCATTCTTGGCTGCTGTGAAGGTAAAGCTGTCATATTGCTTCTTCATTTCCTTGTAAAGTGTCGTGCCATCTGGGTCTTCCAAACGACAGTCCACATCATAGTGGCCACCGGTCACCACCTAGGAAAACGTGAAGACATGCAGAGACATCAATTTAATAATATACCAACCAAAAAAAGCAGTTTGAGGGAGAATTCTGATCTCTGcttacagttaaaaaaaaaaaaaaagtactatCCCGGAGGGACGGATGATTTTGTGCCGAAAGAATACACACGCACCTGAAACTCTAGCGTGCACTTTGTGCCGATGATGATGTCCTCGTAGAAACACTGTTTGGCGTTATCCGGTAGCTCAAAAGTTAGCTCAGAGCCCAGCACCCACCCACAGAGCAGCTGGGCCCACAGCACCCGCAGCAGCATTCGATAGGATCCGGACATCCTGAAGATCGAAACTCAAGCTCCGAAATAAAAACCCGAGCAGACCTGCCGAGataaatattcacacacatcaACGTAAAATCAATATCGCCATTGGGAAACAGATGAAGACAAATGGTGACACCGCAAACCCGGACATGAACTAGCGACAAGTTGTTAGCTTAAAGCTAAATAGCTAGCCGGCTGTCCTttgtgtttgagacagaaagatcaattgattttttttaaaaacaatttcctaCATCTAATGTAGTCTTGTCTATTAGACATTTTGTGGTCactaaaatacagtaaaatgaaatattgataTTGCTGAAGCGATTCTTTCTTTCAATCATTATTAGCTACTTACCACGCAGCGTTCGCCCGGCGGATAGCGCTGAGAAACGTATTACAAACGTGACACGGCATTGGCTGTCATCTGTAAAAGCCCGccttctgctttgttttattgGTCAAAAGATAATAGGAGGGGCCAGTTGAGATCACGTGAGCCACGGCCACATCCACGGGAAGAGCGCCTCCTTCTTCAATACACTGTTACGTGGCTACCGGCTAACAAGATGTGGTCTGGAAAGCCCTGAGTGCTCAGGTGTtttaccatgacaaccaggGACGCGCGGATGAAACCCAACCCCCATAATTCAAAGCAACAGAGGTCTGTTTGTATTTCCCgtaacagtattattatttaatttattcacaaACAAAGTCTCGCGTGAACGAGCACTACGAGATTACAGTGTGGGGACTGGGGAGGGCTGGATGGGGCAGCTgggaagacaaaacaaaagccaaCACATTTCAACCAACAGGCGCTGGTCGCTGTTTGTAAATTAAGACGAATTCGAACCATTATCATTGTAGGCGACATTATTATTAAAGGTTTCCATTATGCCTAGCAGCACGTCTTTGCTGGAGGGCGACGAGGGAGAGTCTGAGGTCCCACCGCCGCTAGTGCACGCTTTTGCCGGTACGGGCCTTGAGGAGCACCACGGCACCCAGAGCCAGATCTCCGAGCACGCAGACGAGAGTCTTTCCTTTCACCGCCACCACCTCCAAGCGGCTTCTCATTACAACTTCCTCGGGACGGTTCTCGACCTGAAACCTTTGCCGCTGCACCGACCGACCTCGGGGGACGAGGAGCCCGAGGCTGCGGCCGACTCCTCGAGCTGCGCCGGTAAGCCGCTGCTAGCTCAGGCCCACCTTCACCGACACCTCCCCCCGGGCCCGGGAGGCTCCTTAATGCCGTCCGGGCTGGAGTCGCCGCACGTCGAGACGGTGTTGTTGTACAACGGGGACGAACTGGAGGACGCTGTGGTCGGCGGCGGCGCCCCGCCGTCGTCGAACAACATGGCGATGGTGCCGCCGGCCGCGCACGGGGAGTTGGGCTACGAGGCCGAGGCGTCGCTGTTGAATCGTCGTAAGAGCGTCAACACGACGGAATGCGTGGCCGTTCCGAGCTCCGAGCATGTCGCGGAGATCGTCGGGAGGCAGGGTGAGTGATTATCGGACTCTGTTTCAAGTTATTGGGGACTTTGAAGCAACTTGATTGGACGGGAATGTTGTCAAAGGAAATGGCGTTCAGGACAAAATCGAGTTTAACTGAACACAACGATTATCAACAGGACGCCAGACGTCTCGACCGACATTTAAGTGACTTGTCACAAAAAAGGTAGAAAATATAAAAACGGAAAGTCTCTACAAAAGCTAAAGCTGGTGTTTTAATTGCGGTTTATTTCACCGCAAGAATAATAACTTGGCTCACAAGTTGTCGTGCTCTGAGCATTTAACAGTCgagttattttcatttatttatgttatttattggGCATGTGACTggttaaataatttaaacataTAAACAAATCTACAATAACCCTAATCTGTGAGTAAAACGCTACATCTTCGTGCAGGAATCGGCGTTAGCTTGAAAGCAGCTAGCTGTAATTAGCTTAGCTCTTTCTTGTCTTAACTGGGTCAGCGCCACCGGTCGTTGAAggtttgatgatgtcaccggggggggggggggggggggttggaccgCAGCCTTGACAACAACAGGAAATGGCTCTGGTAATGGTCGAGCggaaattaatatttaatttaaaagcattGCTACTTTTAATTGCCATTAGTGACTACTTGCCTACTAATATTGCACAtgcacatgtttttattttaatagctGGGAGTTATTGACTATCAAAGCTTGTGTGTTACGTAATGTGGTAAATTAAACTTTAATAGCAAAataatctgacccccccccccccccccccctccccctgacAAGGCTGTAAGATAAAGGCACTTCGGGCCAAGACGAACACGTACATTAAGACGCCAGTGAGGGGAGAGCAGCCCGTCTTTCTTGTGACGGGACGCAAAGAAGATGTTGCCATGGCGAAGAGGGAGATCCTGTCCGCTGCCGAACATTTTTCACTCATCAGAGCTTCTCGGAATAAGACGGGCCCCCTGTCAGCTACAACCGGTCCGGGGACCCCTTCTTTACCCGGGCAGACAACCATTCAGGTCGGTGAGGGTTTTGCTTAGTGttagagatttatttatttatttagcttctCTTTTTGGCTGTTTGTTGATTGAattttgtttctcatttcaACCCTCCAGGTGCGGGTACCGTATCGCGTTGTGGGGCTGGTTGTGGGTCCGAAAGGTGGGTCTAGAAGTCCTGGTGTTCTCAGAGGATGTGCTTTCTGCACTGATCCCTTCACATCATGTCGAAAAGGCAGTTCATAGCATTCCAAGCACGGCATTTATGGTGATGTTATTTTTAGATTGAACAGAAAAAAGGACATATTTCTACAATTCAGGTATAGAAAGGAGGTCAACAAAATTAAGTTGTGTAAGACATCGGAAGAAACATGGTAACATTTCACTCTATTCTTTCACCTTTTGCCCTGGAGATGTTACCACCTTCATGTCCGACGGCACTGGGGATGGTTTGAACTTCAGTACTCACGCATGTGTCATTAGGCTGGAGGTGGTAAATGGGTTTGAAAGGTAATAATGTGCTGTTCCAAACACGATAAATAAGCTTTGTGGAATTTTAttcttcttcaaaaaaaaattttttttttctttttaccaatTTTATGCTTCAATTGTGGCAAGTCGATATTTATTCTACTTCAGGATTTGTGTCCGTGcttctgtttttaatggatTACTATGTAACCACACATTAAAAGGAAAGGCAAGTCATTAAATAGTGATTAATATGAACGTGTGATCTGAGCTATTCACACTAGaacccttgtgtgtgtgtttttctcctttctgtcttttttacaGTATCAcgaatttcttttaaaaaacaatattttctttacACGTTCCGTTTTCTCCGTTTGCTGCGCTTCGATGTGCATTTCTTCGGAAAGATTCGCCTGAAAGTTTCTCGACTAAGAAAggtgtcttgtcttgtcttcacGTCTTTCAGGGGCGACCATCAAACGTATCCAACAGCAGACCCACACTTACATCGTGACTCCCAGTCGCGACAAAGAGCCAGTGTTCGAGGTCACCGGGATGCCAGAGAACGTGGATCGGGCGAGGGATGAGATCGAGGCGCACATCGCCCTCCGTACAGGAACCTGTGGAGGCGTCGAGGCTCCTGGCGCAGACAACAACGACTTTCAGTTCAATGGGACGGATGTCAGCTTCGATGCCTCTGCGTTAGCGGTCGGGTTGGGGGAGGCTGGCTGGCTCCGCGCGGGGGCATCGTCGCCGGCTGgtcgtggcggcggcggcggcgtgatgAGCATCAATGGTGCTCAGAGGATGAACGGCAACGTTAACGCCGGTGCCAGGATGTCTTCCACCTACCGCAATGACAGCTCCAGCTCCCTGGGCAGCGGCTGCAGCTCGGCCGACTCGTTCCACGGCAACGGAGATGCCAATCGAATGGCCGACTCGAGCCCGACCTGCGTGTTCAACGCCAacgctaacaacaacaacaacaacggcggCCACGGCGGCGGCAGTGCAAGTTTCTGGTTTGGCGAGAGTCTTCTTGCCGTGGGGTCTGAGGAGCTGGTCGGCCTGGGAGGCGGAGGCTCCTCGTCGGGGTTCGACCCGTTGACCATCTCCACCGCCCAAACGTCGCACCCGGGGCTGCAGCCACAAGTCTGGAGTCCCTTCGTGGATAACCAACCCCACCAGGGGTTTGAAGCCTGCCAATCTCAGGTAGGTCATGCTTGGCGAGAGCAATTCCTTTTTGTATGCCGGTGTGGTCTGACTCTTGCTGTGGATGTCTCCAGATCAGTCAGCCTGGGACGCCTCGTCTTTCCCCCACCGTCTCTGGAACAGAGGCCCTGGAGCACCCGAAGGCCCAGCGTGTCCACCGAGGGCCCCTCGGCTCGGCCGCGACCCTCGACGCTCACAGGTTCCCCTCCTACAGCTCGgccttctcctcttccggcGAGAGCActgcctcctcctcgtcctctcctcCTGAATCGTCCCTTTCCTACCGACCGGGGCTCAGCTCGACGGTGAGAGGACAGGAGCTGTGCATCCACTGCATGGACAGTCAGGTGATCGCTGCCTTGGTTCCCTGCGGCCACAACCTCTTTTGCTTGGATTGCGCCACCCACATTTGCCAGGGTCCAGATGCTGCGTGTCCTGTGTGCCTGTCTCCGGTCACACAAGCCATTCAGCTCCGCAATATgtgattttaattcatttaactTGATTCCTGATGAGGGatcagcgacccccccccccccccccaacacttcCAACTGATTACAATTTGTGGGGGGAATTACAAAAGTGACCCCAAATCAGTGTCTGGATTTGTCCTTGCACCTGTTTTGTCCACCTGTTTTGTCAAAGGTGAGGAACAATAGGGGAATGAGGAATGATCTGTATTCAGAGCGTGGGTTCGGGTGTTCAGCCTGATATTGTGAATTCTTCTAACTTGATTTATCAATGGGGAGGGTTGGAAAAACCTCTGTAGCATTGGGCGGAGTGGGAGATGGACGTATTTTTAGTTCCTAATTTTTGTTTCACTTTCCCCCCCCTAAACACCTACAAGCTTCagccttcctgttttttttttttgttataataTTTTAGCGTACTTTGAATTATTTCAGTTTCTTTCTACATCTCGTGCATtttatccatttttattttattgtattttttttggggtgCTGTTTTTGATTTTAATATCGGCTCAAATATGGCCCACTTTCATTGCCTCTATTGTTTTGTTCATGGCAGGAAACCAATTGTTTATATACGAGTTCTACTTTGTGAATATGTATTGATTAATAGTAATCTCCTGGTTACAAGAGAAATCGATTATCTTATATCTATTATAGTAAACTGGATACGATGCACACGCGCCACATTATTATGGCAAATGCAGCGCCTCAGATAATTTGGGCTCGGGAGGTTACCAGTAACAGGATTCACTTTTGACATGCTCAAATTGTAATTGTGAGTTTCTGAGCATCAGTATTAACATTTGGAAACGCGTCCACAGAGTGGGTCAGACCTGCTGCTACGAAGAATAGAACACTCCAAAGGCAACATTAGGTTTCTTTGTTTCCTGGATTGAATACAAGTATGTaactcctttttatttttttttgtaccagGATATATCTTTccatttttactttaaaaaaaatgtttacgtAAACCTGTGCCTGATTCCGTTTGGCGCAAACGAAAAGGAGCAACTagaacgtgggggggggggggggtggcatgcAGAGTCCATCTGTCTTGAAACAAAACTTGTGGCCTTTTTCGAAAGCCTCTAAATAATTGACAGGACTTTTGCTTTAAAAATCACAAGCCGATAGACCGAGGTCTTAATGTATTTGTCAAAGTCCAATCTCTGGTGTATCTTAGTGGAACAAAGGTTATATCACAGGGAAGTtgttctttgcttttctttttatctgttgAGCTCCTGTTATCCTcattttgatcttttgttttttaacttcaCTTATATTTTTTGGTCAGGGGGTGCTGCTCTTTGTCTAGAAAGATATGCACAGCTGATGCCTAAAACAACATTCCCCCCCCTTCACTGCAGACACTTTAGTGGATGATAAAAGTATAGTTACTCATTAAACTCCACACGAGAGCCGAAATAGCTGATGTTAATGAACTTTGAAGACTGATTTAATCTGGAATAGCCTCCTTAAAGTCAACCAGCCATCTTTTAGGATCTCTTTCTTTCATTAGACCCGGTTTTACCCCTTTGGCGTCTTTTTGCAGCCATTTTCTTGGGTTTGTAATAAGTAGTCGGCAGAACAACTCGACCAGGAAGGAAAACCTGAGTCCAAGGCTACCATTGGACTTCTTTTTGTTCTCGTCTGCCAAGCCTATGCAAAACTCTTTTAGTATTCCAACTGTTTGAGGAGTCACTTTGTAAATAAATTGTAATTTCGGCACGCAAACGACCTTGGGCTTAAGTTTGTAGAAAGAGACACACTTCTGTTTTCTACAGTTTAAAAAACATGTTGATTTCCTGCTATAATGCATTGGAGCCTTTACAATGGTACACGTCTTacttgtttatttgttctgtgCCCGACTAAGCACAGCGTTGCCCCGACTCGATGGGATTTCTGACACGCGTCTACCCATTAAGGGTAAAATAGTCGGGACGTCATCTCAAATCCAAGCTTTAAACGGCATCTCTAAGACTTTGTTTCTCGGGATTGAACAAGTTAAAGGACACTTGGAAGGGGAAGGCAGCTGGAATGATTCCATCGGACTGCGTTGTGCTTACACTACATAAGGTCAATACTGTTGTTTTACCACGTGGACATTGGACTGGAGTCTCTCGCATTCCGGCTGTGAACAGTATTTGAGTTATCCCATCACTTCGCTCTGTTTCCCCAAGTGAACCTAACGATTCTCagaagtgcaaaaacaaaacaaaccccaCCAAACACTTGGGTTCTGCCTTCTCTGGTCTTCTCTCCGTCCGTTCATTTGACTTCTCTCA is a genomic window containing:
- the LOC137914196 gene encoding transmembrane emp24 domain-containing protein 7-like is translated as MSGSYRMLLRVLWAQLLCGWVLGSELTFELPDNAKQCFYEDIIIGTKCTLEFQVVTGGHYDVDCRLEDPDGTTLYKEMKKQYDSFTFTAAKNGTFKFCFSNEFSTFTHKTVYFDFQVGDDPPLFPSENRVTALTQMESACVSIHEALKSIIDYQTHFRLREAQGRSRAEDLNTRVAFWSIGEAIILLVVSISQVVLLRSFFSDRKTTTTRVGS
- the LOC137914201 gene encoding RNA-binding protein MEX3B-like; amino-acid sequence: MPSSTSLLEGDEGESEVPPPLVHAFAGTGLEEHHGTQSQISEHADESLSFHRHHLQAASHYNFLGTVLDLKPLPLHRPTSGDEEPEAAADSSSCAGKPLLAQAHLHRHLPPGPGGSLMPSGLESPHVETVLLYNGDELEDAVVGGGAPPSSNNMAMVPPAAHGELGYEAEASLLNRRKSVNTTECVAVPSSEHVAEIVGRQGCKIKALRAKTNTYIKTPVRGEQPVFLVTGRKEDVAMAKREILSAAEHFSLIRASRNKTGPLSATTGPGTPSLPGQTTIQVRVPYRVVGLVVGPKGATIKRIQQQTHTYIVTPSRDKEPVFEVTGMPENVDRARDEIEAHIALRTGTCGGVEAPGADNNDFQFNGTDVSFDASALAVGLGEAGWLRAGASSPAGRGGGGGVMSINGAQRMNGNVNAGARMSSTYRNDSSSSLGSGCSSADSFHGNGDANRMADSSPTCVFNANANNNNNNGGHGGGSASFWFGESLLAVGSEELVGLGGGGSSSGFDPLTISTAQTSHPGLQPQVWSPFVDNQPHQGFEACQSQISQPGTPRLSPTVSGTEALEHPKAQRVHRGPLGSAATLDAHRFPSYSSAFSSSGESTASSSSSPPESSLSYRPGLSSTVRGQELCIHCMDSQVIAALVPCGHNLFCLDCATHICQGPDAACPVCLSPVTQAIQLRNM